The nucleotide window TTTCATATTCCCCTTCGAAGGCCTTGACGGCGGGGCCCGAAAGCGTCACTTGGCCGCCGTCGTGAAGCGTGACCCGGACCCAGCCCCCCTCGAGGATCAAGGCGATGTCGGGCCCTTCGACGAGGTTCAGTTTTTTGGCCAATACGCCCGTCGCGCAGGCGCCGGTCCCGCAGGCCAGCGTGTGTCCGGCCCCTCTCTCCCAGGTCAGCATGGTGATTTCGTTGTCGCCGGTGATTTGGGCAAAATTGACGTTGGTCTTCCGGGGAAAATCAGGATGGCGCTCGATCAGGGGGCCGATCCGTTCCAGCGCCGCGATGTCGGGCAGAGGGCCGAAGATCGTCATATGGGGAACCCCCATCAACATGGCCGAATAGAGGAAGCCCCGTCCGTCGACGGTAAGCCCCTCGTTGAGGCGAATGTCCGAGCCGCTGCCCATGCCCGCGGAAGCCTCATGGACAAGACCGTCGGCCGACACGTTCAGCGAAAGCTGCCGGACGCCGTCGTCGGTCTCCACGGTAAAGCGGTCTTTTTTCAATATTCCCCGCTCATATACATACTTGGCGAAGCAGCGAATGCCGTTCCCGCACATTTCCCCCCGGGAACCGTCCGAATTGTAGTAATAATAGCGAATATCGGCGATGTCGCTCTTTCCGGCGAACTGAACGCCGTCGGCCCCGATCCCGAAGTGCCGGTCACAGAGAATGACCGCCAATTCCCCCCAGG belongs to Fusobacteriaceae bacterium and includes:
- the dapF gene encoding diaminopimelate epimerase: MKFWKMHGAGNDFVLFDADAFPSPGDIGSPMSLAWGELAVILCDRHFGIGADGVQFAGKSDIADIRYYYYNSDGSRGEMCGNGIRCFAKYVYERGILKKDRFTVETDDGVRQLSLNVSADGLVHEASAGMGSGSDIRLNEGLTVDGRGFLYSAMLMGVPHMTIFGPLPDIAALERIGPLIERHPDFPRKTNVNFAQITGDNEITMLTWERGAGHTLACGTGACATGVLAKKLNLVEGPDIALILEGGWVRVTLHDGGQVTLSGPAVKAFEGEYEKEISCFGRKL